A single Nitrosospira multiformis ATCC 25196 DNA region contains:
- a CDS encoding MBL fold metallo-hydrolase: MPDGTFYGEHINLTILTDPNFLHRGDHVHLGYGLTSERLTNPAIELGNLPPIDLVVLSHMHEDHFDKFVQKNLDRNIPIVTTEEAGKSLKELGFMKRHPLKTWDTLIVERGNTLLRVTAMPGRHGPPIVAELLPEVMGSLLDFGIKNSPRSYRMYISGDTMVFDDIKEIPRRYPDVDLALLHLGGTRLLGLVTVTMDAKEGVKMMQLIVPRKAIPIHYNDYDVFKSPLSDFKKEMERAGLQDKIIYLEHGDTYEFDLEEK; this comes from the coding sequence ATTCCAGATGGCACGTTTTATGGGGAGCACATCAATCTGACAATTCTTACCGATCCGAATTTTCTGCATCGAGGGGACCACGTCCATCTCGGATATGGACTTACCTCTGAACGGCTTACCAATCCCGCTATTGAACTTGGAAACCTGCCGCCAATCGATCTGGTTGTACTCTCACATATGCATGAGGATCATTTCGACAAGTTTGTTCAGAAAAATCTTGATCGGAATATCCCCATTGTGACAACGGAAGAAGCTGGGAAGTCCTTGAAGGAGCTGGGATTCATGAAGCGTCATCCGCTCAAAACCTGGGATACGCTCATTGTCGAGAGAGGCAACACTTTACTTCGGGTAACTGCCATGCCGGGGCGCCACGGACCCCCCATTGTTGCTGAATTGCTGCCCGAAGTAATGGGTTCGTTGCTGGATTTCGGAATCAAGAATTCACCGCGCAGCTACAGGATGTACATCAGCGGTGACACGATGGTTTTTGACGACATCAAGGAGATCCCAAGGCGCTATCCCGATGTTGACCTCGCCCTGCTGCATCTGGGCGGCACGCGCCTGCTAGGGCTTGTGACCGTGACCATGGATGCAAAAGAGGGGGTCAAAATGATGCAGCTCATCGTTCCCAGAAAGGCTATTCCCATCCATTACAACGATTATGATGTCTTCAAGTCACCTTTGAGCGATTTCAAGAAGGAAATGGAGCGGGCGGGGTTACAGGACAAGATTATTTATCTGGAGCATGGTGATACCTACGAATTTGATTTGGAAGAGAAATAA
- a CDS encoding autotransporter outer membrane beta-barrel domain-containing protein, which yields MSRSNDTRSTASATLPDGISFQSWLPKTQFSDAEDTFQNNTNNVQDSSHLIFNQPGSIHYDGTISGSGFLNKADLSMPTLSGDSGASGVHSTARSSILAVNGMADGILHVLHHASLHGTGHIGATRVEGTVSPGNSIGMLTVHGNYVQLNGSTYEVEIHPDGASDQVIVTDLADIQGGTVSVIPAGEEFTPGSRFTILTANSGLTGKFDSLTHGLINLGISYDPTHVYLDVLRFCDIGETPNQCATGSAAERLGGGNPIYRAIVHQPDQESVRQAFNSLSGEGHASIQGIIIEDSRFIRESVSDRVRQAFHLVGAQSSDTPGHILQQNSAADGALWGRVLGSFGHRDGGLNAARIGRALAGIFVGGDMRIADKFLLGVAGGYTQGSYEGARLFTASSDNYHVSVYGGGQWGPLGLRAGSAYIWHDLETGRDVIFPGFSNHLNAEYNARGIQVFGEVGYGLPLNFISLEPFARLAYINLRTKGFQERGGISSLRSGSSQQDTAYTTLGINVAKTLSRLEKIVTTLRGSIGWRHAMGEMTPVSTFAFANGSSFATTGVPIARNGIVLTGGVDAHVFGTATLGIYYQGQILHNIADHGVRANLSWKF from the coding sequence ATGAGCCGTAGTAACGATACCCGGAGCACAGCTTCTGCCACTTTGCCTGATGGCATAAGTTTTCAGTCATGGCTCCCCAAAACGCAGTTCAGCGATGCCGAAGATACATTTCAGAATAATACGAATAATGTGCAGGACTCCTCCCATCTGATATTCAATCAGCCGGGCAGTATCCACTATGACGGTACGATTTCGGGGTCGGGCTTCCTGAATAAAGCCGACTTGAGCATGCCGACATTATCAGGAGATTCGGGTGCATCCGGCGTGCATTCCACTGCCCGAAGCAGCATCCTGGCGGTAAATGGGATGGCGGACGGGATCCTGCACGTGCTGCACCATGCTTCCCTTCACGGTACCGGACATATAGGAGCCACGAGGGTCGAAGGTACCGTGTCCCCGGGAAATTCGATTGGCATGCTTACGGTTCACGGCAATTATGTTCAGCTGAATGGTTCCACTTATGAAGTAGAAATTCATCCCGATGGCGCCAGCGACCAGGTCATTGTCACAGATCTTGCTGATATACAAGGGGGAACAGTTTCCGTTATTCCTGCGGGAGAGGAATTCACACCTGGCAGCCGCTTCACCATCCTGACAGCGAATAGCGGTTTGACTGGAAAATTCGATTCACTCACGCATGGCCTGATCAACCTGGGTATCTCCTATGATCCTACTCACGTCTACCTCGATGTTTTGCGCTTTTGCGATATCGGCGAGACGCCTAATCAGTGCGCCACAGGAAGCGCAGCCGAGCGGTTGGGTGGCGGCAATCCTATCTATAGAGCAATTGTCCATCAGCCAGATCAGGAGAGCGTGCGCCAGGCTTTTAACAGTCTTTCCGGCGAAGGGCACGCCAGCATTCAGGGTATTATCATTGAAGACAGCCGGTTTATACGGGAATCGGTTTCAGACCGGGTCAGGCAAGCTTTTCATCTGGTGGGTGCGCAGTCCTCTGATACCCCAGGACATATCCTTCAACAGAACTCTGCTGCTGATGGGGCATTATGGGGACGTGTCCTGGGTTCGTTCGGCCACCGGGATGGAGGCCTTAATGCTGCCCGCATCGGGCGTGCGCTTGCTGGAATTTTTGTGGGCGGAGATATGCGGATTGCTGATAAATTTCTTCTCGGCGTTGCCGGAGGATACACGCAGGGATCCTATGAAGGAGCGCGTCTTTTCACCGCTTCAAGCGACAATTATCACGTTTCCGTTTATGGTGGCGGACAATGGGGACCTCTTGGCTTACGCGCGGGTTCCGCATACATCTGGCACGATCTGGAGACAGGGCGGGACGTGATCTTTCCAGGTTTTTCAAATCACCTCAATGCCGAATACAATGCGCGCGGAATACAGGTGTTCGGCGAGGTTGGTTATGGTTTGCCCCTGAACTTCATCTCACTCGAACCATTTGCACGGCTCGCTTACATAAACCTGCGTACAAAAGGTTTTCAGGAGCGTGGAGGGATATCAAGTCTGCGCAGCGGTAGCAGTCAGCAGGATACCGCATATACTACTCTGGGAATCAATGTGGCGAAGACGCTATCCCGACTGGAGAAGATAGTTACCACGCTTCGCGGAAGCATTGGATGGCGGCATGCTATGGGTGAGATGACGCCGGTTTCGACTTTCGCTTTTGCTAATGGCTCATCCTTTGCTACAACCGGTGTGCCTATTGCCCGCAACGGAATAGTTCTCACCGGAGGCGTGGATGCTCATGTTTTTGGAACTGCAACCTTGGGCATTTATTATCAGGGACAAATTCTTCACAACATTGCCGACCATGGTGTTCGGGCAAACCTCAGCTGGAAATTCTGA
- a CDS encoding c-type cytochrome: MRKTKSVRTVTALMLSMSVAAIMADIGRASAEINADKGFRWRDGAEVYSKVCSYCHEGQVGPRLFGRELPPEYIRAIVRNGNRAMPPFRSSEIDDESLAKLAEYIQRN; encoded by the coding sequence ATGAGAAAGACAAAATCCGTGAGGACTGTGACTGCGCTTATGCTCTCAATGTCAGTCGCGGCGATAATGGCGGATATCGGGCGCGCGAGTGCGGAAATCAACGCTGACAAGGGGTTCCGGTGGAGAGATGGTGCAGAAGTCTATTCCAAGGTTTGTAGTTATTGCCATGAAGGTCAGGTAGGACCTCGCCTTTTCGGACGAGAACTTCCGCCGGAGTATATTCGTGCCATCGTACGGAACGGAAACAGGGCTATGCCTCCATTCCGGTCGTCGGAAATCGACGATGAGTCGCTGGCGAAATTGGCCGAATATATCCAGCGCAATTGA
- a CDS encoding DUF4142 domain-containing protein — MKKSVVLAMALMLPAFTVSVQAADTQGALTDAEIAHIVVTANTADIENGNLAKTKASNEDVRGFAQRMIADHTDSNQQASELAKKLNVTPKDNAISQSLKDDAKASLEKLKGLSGKEFDKAYIDGEIALHKKVIDVADNKLVPNVKNEELKALLIQTRPTLVSHREHAEKIKSTLK, encoded by the coding sequence ATGAAGAAATCGGTCGTACTGGCAATGGCTCTGATGCTTCCTGCGTTTACCGTCAGCGTACAAGCGGCAGATACTCAAGGCGCTCTCACTGACGCGGAAATCGCACACATTGTGGTAACTGCGAACACCGCTGATATTGAAAACGGAAACCTGGCCAAGACAAAAGCCTCAAATGAAGATGTCCGCGGATTTGCCCAGCGAATGATCGCCGACCACACGGACAGCAACCAGCAAGCGTCCGAGCTCGCCAAAAAACTCAATGTCACCCCTAAGGACAACGCGATCAGTCAGAGTCTGAAGGATGACGCCAAAGCGAGTCTCGAAAAGCTGAAAGGCCTGAGCGGCAAGGAATTTGACAAAGCCTACATTGACGGTGAAATCGCGCTTCACAAAAAGGTCATCGATGTCGCTGACAACAAGCTCGTGCCCAACGTCAAGAACGAGGAACTGAAGGCATTGCTGATTCAAACACGCCCAACCCTTGTCTCCCACCGTGAGCACGCAGAAAAAATCAAGTCCACCCTCAAGTAA